A stretch of DNA from Ricinus communis isolate WT05 ecotype wild-type chromosome 4, ASM1957865v1, whole genome shotgun sequence:
GATCTTCCAAGTGAGTCAGTGGTTTCAATTAGAGCCTCAGTCTcgttttcattttcaaaatgaatttgataaaccattatgtttatatttacttattaACAAAATTAGGTGTTGAAAATTGAATGATCCTTTCCTCCATCTTATGTCCATGTGAACTTCAAAAACATTATTTTTGAAGACGATAAATAAAGATCTCTCATCACAGCAAGGAATATTGATGAAACTTCTGAAAATGGCCAACATGATAGAAGTAGCTCATTGTTGATATTATTAGCAAACACAAGTAGTTCTTGGCCGACACCACCAAactaaaagggaaaaaagCAAATGGGGACCCATCtatacttttcttcttctttctgcTATACATATTACAGCATCATTTTTGTActataaaattgttaaatattaaaagcgTTGTATAAGAGAGGAGGTGAGGTGAGGCAGGCGAGGCTCaagaaatattattgtttGTTACAGGCAATTAATGCATAAAGAGCTCTGTTTTTCCCATTAACGGTGTCAGCAAAATCTTTCTATAGTCATATTTCATATAAGCATAATTTGtctgaaattatatttaaaaaagaattcattttAGTTTGATCAGTCGATTATAAATAagcataaatttatttacaataaactattttttttttagattttgtaTTTGCTTCCATATAACATGACTTATATATTTCTAACAATATCTACTATTTCGCAGTAGAAGATTATTTTGGTAAAATGTTatgtatttataataaaaatacttttggCTTCGTTCTTTTTTTAGTAGCAAGAATATCATCATctctataataaatatataaagaaaaaactatttctattaaactctttataataagtattatatagtttaaaattctccataaataaaaagataaaagggAAAACtctaaaatgaaagaaaacaaaataaaggagTTAATTTAATAGTATTCCAATAGAAGGTTTGGGGCCCTGTTGGATTGAGCTGGATCCAAAACCTCTTTGAGTACAAGGTTTCTAGCTCTATTAATAGTCATAAAGCACAAGTACAAATGTTCCTCCATCTCGTCTAGCTGTTGCCCAAAGCTGCAATCATTTTTCTTGAGCTGACGCACCACTTCCCCATTAGCTTGAAGCCAAACCTCTCCTCTCTGGACCCAAAACTTGATCGTTGCTCTCATATGCTCCATCTCATCATTTAATCGAGCCACAAGCCGACTGATGGTTTCCAAGTCCCTACACAGGATGTAGGTCCCTTTTGCCGCCATATCAAGTTGAGCTGACACTTTCACTAGCCTCCTGCTGCTTGAGGCCAACTTCGATGATGCCATTACAAGACCTGGAGTAGCCACCAGCAATGCCAAAGCATGGGTAGCCAGGATTATTGTCAGTGAAGCTGTTAACGCCGCGACAAATAAAGCTGAGCCGTGTTTTAGTTTGCTCTTTAGGTGTAACTGGGCTCTAGCTTTGTCCCGAGTTGACTCAAGCGACTTGAGTAACTTGGAGCAATCGGCTTGTATGATTCGAACTTGGTTTGGAGATGGAGCGGACCAATGAAATGGGTTAAGATAGGTGGTAAATTCCGTGAGTCGggttaaaataatattggaACGCTTTTGGGGTGATAAGAGAGTGGTGTCCATAGACTGAAGGGTAGTTTTGAGGGAGCGGTATCTAGCACGCGTGTGATCGATGTCTTTCAATAACAAACCACATAAAAGCGAAGCATTGGCGGTTTGGGTGAAATATTCAGATAGGAGAGAATGGGCCTTGGTTGGGTTATGGGCTAAGGTCAGGATATGGGTAACAGTAGACTGGTCGGGGTCCAAAAGATGTTCGACGAATAGGCGATAAGATGGAAGTCGAGCCGCAGTGGTGGATTCAACTGGAATACCAGTGACTGAATCTCCATCCGATAATGCCAGGACATGCGTCCAGAATTCATTGTATGATTCAGTCCTGAAGGCATTTGCATATTCTTCACGTACATCTACGCCTATAGAAAGGTTGGGTGTGCCAATGCTACCACCGGCCCCTGCATTGCAACCACAACAGCAGTCAAGGGATGATATTGATATTCATGTATGCTTTGGAGACAGAAATCACAATACTTGTTTTAAGATTGGTCAAATTGAAAAGTCGAAGACATACATACCGCCGGTCGCGAATGACATAAATTTTTTGGTGCGTGCACTAATTCTTTTGATCATTACCGAttgcaataaatataaatggcACCTGTAACAAAAATGTTTATgacattcatatatataaggaaaagaaatcaactgttgtatatgtatataaagtagaaaacaaatgaaaaagatGAATGACCAAGCTAAATGAATTGTTCTTTACAAGTTCATGTTGGAACTTGTGTATATGGCCTGATTGGGAAGGAGTACTTAAATGAAACACAAGAATATGTTCAAGTTTGATACCTTTAGTGCAAGGGAAGACATGTTCAATTTTGATGC
This window harbors:
- the LOC8277117 gene encoding UPF0496 protein At3g49070, giving the protein MIKRISARTKKFMSFATGGAGGSIGTPNLSIGVDVREEYANAFRTESYNEFWTHVLALSDGDSVTGIPVESTTAARLPSYRLFVEHLLDPDQSTVTHILTLAHNPTKAHSLLSEYFTQTANASLLCGLLLKDIDHTRARYRSLKTTLQSMDTTLLSPQKRSNIILTRLTEFTTYLNPFHWSAPSPNQVRIIQADCSKLLKSLESTRDKARAQLHLKSKLKHGSALFVAALTASLTIILATHALALLVATPGLVMASSKLASSSRRLVKVSAQLDMAAKGTYILCRDLETISRLVARLNDEMEHMRATIKFWVQRGEVWLQANGEVVRQLKKNDCSFGQQLDEMEEHLYLCFMTINRARNLVLKEVLDPAQSNRAPNLLLEYY